A single genomic interval of Legionella israelensis harbors:
- a CDS encoding ATP-binding protein — MKRTLLNYMNNWLVSPDRKPLVIRGARQVGKTWLVRHLAEKTGMQLIELNFEKQPSYASLFDSNDINQILLNLSTILNQKIDPPKCLLFLDEIQAAPQLLSKLRWFAEDLPQLAVISAGSLLEFILAEHSFSMPVGRVSYMHLEPLSFDEFILANDKESLYDYLNQYDLSVELPSAIHEQLTTLFKEYLIIGGMPAVVSNWAAERSLNRVSQIQNDLLATYRDDFSKYKGRLATERLEEVLNSIPKMLGQKFVFSRVNKTIQASTIKHVLDLLEKARISHRVQSSSANGVPLASEIKEKFFKEIFLDIGLCSTALGLSLNQINSTNEILLINNGGIAEQVVGQLLRTIEPPYIEPALYYWHREEAGSSAEIDYVIQHGNRIIPIEVKAGATGSLKSLHVFMGLKKLPLAIRINSDYPSKTNVDVKDNLGKSVNYTFISIPFYLVGQIHRLLSLLN, encoded by the coding sequence ATGAAACGAACTTTATTAAATTATATGAACAACTGGCTGGTTTCACCTGACCGGAAACCATTAGTCATTCGTGGGGCAAGACAAGTTGGTAAAACATGGCTGGTAAGACACTTAGCTGAAAAGACAGGAATGCAATTAATTGAACTGAACTTCGAGAAGCAACCTTCTTATGCCAGCCTTTTTGATTCTAATGATATAAATCAAATTTTATTAAATTTAAGTACGATATTAAATCAGAAAATAGATCCCCCAAAATGCTTATTATTCCTAGATGAAATACAGGCAGCACCTCAACTGCTTAGCAAACTCCGTTGGTTTGCTGAAGATTTACCCCAATTAGCAGTAATCTCCGCTGGCTCTCTATTAGAATTTATTCTAGCGGAGCACTCATTTAGTATGCCGGTTGGGCGAGTTAGCTATATGCATTTGGAACCATTGTCATTTGATGAATTTATATTAGCAAATGACAAAGAATCACTTTATGACTATTTAAATCAATATGACTTAAGTGTCGAGCTCCCCTCTGCGATTCACGAGCAATTAACTACTTTATTTAAAGAATATCTGATAATCGGCGGTATGCCCGCTGTAGTCTCTAATTGGGCTGCTGAACGTTCTCTGAATAGAGTTAGTCAAATACAAAATGACTTATTGGCCACCTATCGCGATGACTTTTCAAAATATAAAGGTCGTTTAGCGACAGAAAGATTAGAAGAAGTACTGAATTCTATTCCAAAAATGCTTGGACAAAAATTTGTATTTAGTAGAGTTAATAAAACGATTCAAGCATCGACAATAAAGCATGTATTAGATCTGTTAGAAAAAGCCCGAATTAGCCACCGAGTACAAAGTAGCTCAGCAAATGGTGTTCCCCTCGCATCTGAAATTAAAGAAAAATTTTTTAAAGAAATTTTCCTTGATATAGGCTTATGTAGTACCGCACTAGGACTGAGTTTAAACCAAATTAATTCAACAAATGAAATTCTTTTGATTAATAATGGCGGCATCGCTGAACAGGTAGTTGGCCAATTGCTAAGAACAATTGAGCCACCCTATATTGAACCAGCTTTGTATTATTGGCATAGAGAAGAGGCCGGTTCAAGTGCTGAAATTGATTATGTAATCCAACATGGTAATAGAATAATACCTATTGAAGTAAAAGCTGGTGCCACAGGAAGCCTAAAATCACTACATGTTTTCATGGGATTAAAAAAATTACCTCTCGCCATACGAATTAATTCTGATTATCCAAGTAAAACTAATGTAGATGTAAAAGATAATTTAGGGAAATCCGTAAACTATACTTTTATATCCATTCCCTTTTATCTTGTGGGGCAGATACATAGATTACTTAGTTTGCTCAATTAA
- a CDS encoding tyrosine-type recombinase/integrase, whose protein sequence is MGGKRKQGDQSETPRGVSIREWGTGQAIRIIFSYRGVQCRETLKLEPTKINLKYADRLRGEIINAIALGTFNYADYFPNSKRARLFGHAVVKATVGKMLKDYMAIAEKTLEPSTYNGYRKVCEGHLYPTFGKLPIRELSPLIIRNWVTGLNLTVKTVRNIIIPLRNMLDQALNDGIIERNPLDKLVLSKLINKKTSQSNWEVDPFDQDEIKTILSTATGQARNLFQFAFFAGLRTSELIALEWDDIDWLKGLVRVSRAVVLKQEKGTKTKSGSRNVLLLPPALEALKNQKAFTYLEGKRVFYNPRTETPWETDAQIRKTCWAHILKKAGVRYRNPYQTRHTYASMLLSAGENPLWVATQMGHKDTEMIIKHYGRWIPDKSTVAGYQPVNDWNLNMGTTKIG, encoded by the coding sequence ATGGGTGGAAAACGGAAACAAGGCGACCAATCAGAGACTCCGCGCGGGGTAAGTATTCGTGAGTGGGGGACGGGCCAGGCCATCCGTATCATATTCAGTTATCGCGGTGTGCAGTGCCGTGAAACCCTAAAGCTTGAGCCAACAAAGATAAATTTAAAATACGCCGATCGTTTACGCGGAGAAATCATCAATGCGATTGCATTGGGCACCTTTAATTATGCCGACTATTTTCCAAACTCCAAACGAGCTAGATTATTTGGGCATGCAGTAGTTAAAGCAACAGTTGGTAAGATGCTCAAGGATTATATGGCCATTGCTGAAAAAACTTTGGAACCAAGTACATATAATGGTTACCGGAAGGTATGCGAAGGCCATTTATATCCAACCTTTGGAAAACTTCCAATTAGGGAATTATCACCATTGATCATCCGTAACTGGGTGACGGGGTTGAATCTAACGGTAAAAACCGTTCGCAATATTATAATCCCACTTCGTAATATGCTGGATCAAGCTCTAAATGATGGCATTATCGAGCGAAATCCACTGGATAAATTGGTCCTGTCTAAGTTAATCAATAAAAAGACCAGCCAAAGTAATTGGGAAGTAGATCCATTCGATCAAGATGAAATCAAAACCATATTAAGCACCGCCACAGGGCAAGCAAGAAATTTATTTCAATTTGCCTTTTTTGCCGGTCTCCGCACATCGGAGCTTATTGCTTTAGAGTGGGATGATATTGATTGGTTGAAAGGATTAGTTCGTGTTTCAAGAGCAGTTGTTCTAAAGCAGGAAAAAGGAACCAAAACAAAATCTGGTTCACGTAATGTATTGCTGCTTCCTCCGGCATTGGAAGCATTAAAAAATCAAAAAGCATTCACATATCTTGAAGGTAAACGAGTATTCTATAATCCCCGTACAGAAACCCCTTGGGAAACCGATGCTCAGATTCGCAAAACTTGTTGGGCGCATATATTGAAAAAAGCAGGGGTTCGTTATCGCAATCCGTATCAGACCCGGCATACCTATGCATCGATGCTACTGTCTGCCGGTGAAAACCCATTGTGGGTAGCCACCCAGATGGGGCATAAAGATACTGAGATGATTATCAAGCATTATGGACGATGGATACCGGATAAATCCACTGTTGCTGGATATCAACCGGTGAATGATTGGAATTTAAACATGGGCACCACCAAGATCGGATAG
- a CDS encoding helix-turn-helix domain-containing protein: MEREHFVRGFARRLTALMQQENLGSSKSKAGVKISKLAEVSGCSQQMARRYALGEALPDVDATYKIAKWLKVSPGWLLYGEEGEIPNNIGQTNLIQIEPDLLEYILSKCAPLFDITKNRQELISYIMDIIHDATHIEAEHKEILKVIDMSINSITRFHGIKDDVRSKTAG; the protein is encoded by the coding sequence TTGGAAAGAGAACATTTTGTTCGAGGTTTTGCTAGGAGGCTTACAGCTCTTATGCAGCAAGAGAATCTCGGATCATCAAAATCCAAAGCTGGTGTCAAAATCAGTAAACTCGCTGAGGTTAGTGGGTGCTCACAGCAAATGGCAAGACGCTATGCGCTAGGTGAGGCGCTGCCTGACGTTGACGCGACCTACAAAATTGCAAAATGGTTGAAAGTCTCTCCTGGTTGGCTTTTGTATGGTGAAGAAGGGGAAATACCCAATAATATTGGTCAAACAAACCTAATTCAGATCGAACCAGACTTGCTTGAATATATCCTTTCAAAATGCGCACCACTATTTGATATTACAAAAAATAGACAAGAACTTATCAGCTACATTATGGATATCATCCATGATGCGACACACATTGAAGCTGAACATAAGGAAATTTTAAAAGTCATAGATATGTCTATAAACTCCATTACACGCTTTCATGGAATAAAAGATGATGTACGAAGTAAAACAGCAGGTTGA
- the def gene encoding peptide deformylase, with product MDQHEIILLGNPLLRQKAQAIREEEFGSEELKQLEKTLFEMMKAENGLGLAAPQIGISRRALVFGMEKHPVHTHLPEIPFTILFNPSYEPISEECVEDYEGCLSVGTLRGKVSRYKHIRYRGYDVNGHLIEREVSDLHARVLQHEYDHLEGVIFLDKVTDVNSLGFHDELVRSGELKARKAA from the coding sequence ATGGATCAACACGAAATCATTCTATTGGGCAATCCGCTTTTACGACAAAAAGCCCAAGCTATTAGAGAAGAAGAGTTTGGATCAGAAGAACTTAAGCAGTTAGAAAAAACGTTGTTTGAAATGATGAAAGCGGAAAATGGCTTGGGTTTAGCTGCCCCTCAAATTGGGATTAGTAGGCGGGCTCTTGTATTTGGCATGGAAAAACATCCAGTCCATACTCATTTGCCTGAAATTCCATTTACGATTCTATTCAACCCCTCATATGAACCAATCTCAGAAGAATGCGTTGAGGATTATGAAGGCTGTTTGAGTGTTGGTACGCTTCGTGGAAAAGTATCGCGATACAAACATATTCGTTATCGAGGTTATGATGTCAACGGTCATTTGATAGAGCGGGAAGTTTCTGATCTTCATGCTCGCGTTCTGCAACATGAATATGATCATTTAGAAGGTGTAATTTTTTTGGATAAAGTTACAGATGTTAACTCACTAGGTTTTCATGATGAATTGGTTCGATCAGGTGAGCTTAAAGCAAGAAAAGCTGCGTAA
- a CDS encoding MFS transporter encodes MFKSSKKIIISGAIGNALEMYDYIIWGLFSVFLSKEFLPPHSNLSDIFFLFLITYFLRPLGSLFGGMLADQAGRKRVLTLSIIMMGVCTALIGILPSYSQIGVVSVYLLLFIRLIQVFSVGSEYISSVSLLIESCEKNKKGYFGSWAAFGINAGMLMASLTGALVLFLIDMHILPPWGWRLAFILAFITMMFGFWIRNSIPESQEFISNHARSEQRSLFNILIDTFRQLKQQPFESFIVFALVMFGVGTTVLMFVYAPIHMTTVNNFSHTQAFVVNSVGLGVVTALVPLMGITSDLYGRTRIILMGTITLMLFIMPYFICLTTGSFSQIILFHCLMAIPCASIFAVTPVFITDIFPHSVRCSIANLIYSIAAVLGGGILPVIAIKLGQHHHYSPSYILMFIGTISLIALTLYVIKSNQNTNRLLLVE; translated from the coding sequence ATGTTTAAATCTTCTAAAAAAATCATCATTAGCGGGGCTATTGGCAACGCGCTAGAAATGTATGACTACATAATATGGGGATTATTCTCGGTCTTTTTATCCAAAGAATTTTTGCCACCACATTCCAATCTATCTGATATTTTTTTCTTATTCTTAATTACCTATTTTTTAAGGCCACTAGGTAGTCTGTTTGGCGGTATGCTAGCTGATCAAGCAGGTAGAAAACGTGTGTTGACGCTTAGTATTATAATGATGGGTGTTTGTACGGCCTTAATTGGAATTCTTCCGTCTTATAGCCAAATTGGTGTCGTATCGGTTTACCTCCTTTTGTTTATTAGGCTAATACAGGTATTTTCTGTTGGAAGCGAATACATTAGCTCGGTATCTTTACTCATTGAGAGCTGTGAAAAAAATAAGAAGGGTTATTTTGGTTCATGGGCTGCTTTTGGTATTAATGCCGGTATGCTTATGGCCTCTCTAACAGGAGCTCTGGTTTTATTTTTAATTGATATGCATATACTCCCGCCATGGGGTTGGCGACTGGCCTTTATTCTGGCGTTCATAACCATGATGTTTGGCTTCTGGATACGTAACTCTATTCCAGAGAGCCAAGAGTTTATCTCAAATCATGCGAGAAGTGAGCAAAGATCATTATTCAACATTCTTATAGACACTTTCAGGCAATTGAAGCAGCAGCCCTTCGAATCGTTTATTGTATTTGCACTTGTTATGTTTGGTGTTGGCACAACTGTCCTGATGTTTGTTTATGCTCCCATTCACATGACAACCGTCAATAACTTTTCTCATACTCAAGCATTTGTAGTCAACTCAGTCGGTCTAGGGGTTGTCACTGCCCTAGTTCCTCTCATGGGAATAACGTCCGACTTATATGGACGTACCCGCATTATTTTAATGGGAACCATCACTCTAATGCTGTTTATCATGCCTTACTTTATATGTTTAACGACAGGCTCGTTTTCACAAATAATATTGTTTCACTGCTTAATGGCCATACCCTGCGCCAGTATTTTTGCAGTAACGCCCGTGTTTATTACAGATATTTTCCCACATTCTGTTAGATGCTCAATCGCTAATCTGATTTATTCAATTGCAGCTGTCCTGGGCGGGGGGATTTTGCCAGTAATCGCGATAAAACTAGGTCAACATCATCATTATTCACCTAGTTATATTTTAATGTTTATTGGTACGATTAGCTTAATTGCACTGACGCTTTATGTAATAAAAAGTAATCAAAATACCAATCGGTTGTTGTTGGTTGAGTAA
- a CDS encoding conjugal transfer protein TraM: MSDKMNETIQDIAVKHGVVLGKDDPILILQTMNDRLLEENRKALQDMLAQFKEEMENISSQWKDDAKEKAEKVLSAALVSSKEAMTRLLHETTNESVHVIKKLISDSLVESRELSRTIRKFNQFTLLTSAAIFCLMPVFYWFLLRY, translated from the coding sequence ATGTCTGATAAAATGAATGAAACCATTCAAGATATTGCGGTCAAACATGGTGTGGTTTTGGGAAAAGATGATCCAATCTTAATCCTCCAGACGATGAACGACAGGCTACTTGAGGAAAACCGGAAGGCCCTGCAGGATATGCTTGCCCAATTCAAGGAGGAAATGGAAAACATTTCCTCTCAGTGGAAAGATGATGCTAAGGAAAAAGCCGAGAAAGTGCTGAGTGCCGCATTGGTTAGCAGTAAAGAAGCTATGACAAGGTTATTACATGAGACTACAAACGAATCGGTTCATGTGATAAAAAAATTGATATCAGACTCACTGGTGGAATCTCGTGAGCTGTCGCGAACAATAAGGAAATTTAATCAGTTTACTTTGTTGACATCAGCAGCAATATTTTGTCTGATGCCAGTTTTTTATTGGTTTCTTTTACGGTATTAG
- a CDS encoding ArsA-related P-loop ATPase: MAKIHITMQGKGGVGKSFVSATTAQYKHHKEQPPLCIDTDPINATFHGFKALNVERLDIMEGDEINPRHFDTLIEKIAASDQDIIIDNGASSFVPLSHYIISNQVPALLQGMGHELIVHSVITGGQALFDTITGFIHLVNQLPEDIRFVVWLNPYWGRIEHEGKPFEQLKVYKENKDRVAALIKIPDLKEETFGRDLTDMLQQKMTFNEAIDCPERNIMTRQRLKLIRDQLFSQIDNAMVI; encoded by the coding sequence ATGGCCAAAATACATATTACGATGCAAGGCAAAGGCGGTGTCGGTAAATCCTTTGTTTCAGCAACGACAGCCCAATATAAACACCATAAAGAACAACCCCCACTTTGTATAGACACCGATCCCATTAACGCCACATTCCATGGCTTCAAAGCGCTCAATGTGGAGCGACTTGATATCATGGAAGGCGATGAGATTAATCCACGACATTTTGACACCTTGATTGAAAAAATTGCTGCATCAGATCAAGATATTATCATTGATAACGGCGCCAGCTCTTTTGTGCCATTGTCACACTATATCATCAGCAACCAAGTACCTGCATTATTGCAGGGCATGGGGCATGAACTTATTGTCCATTCAGTTATCACTGGCGGACAGGCATTATTTGATACCATTACAGGATTTATTCACTTGGTGAATCAATTACCCGAAGATATCCGCTTCGTTGTATGGCTTAACCCGTATTGGGGCAGAATTGAGCATGAAGGGAAACCTTTTGAGCAACTGAAAGTCTATAAGGAGAATAAAGATCGTGTCGCAGCACTCATTAAAATCCCTGACTTAAAGGAAGAAACCTTCGGCCGAGATCTCACGGATATGCTTCAACAAAAAATGACGTTTAATGAAGCAATCGACTGCCCTGAGCGAAATATTATGACCAGGCAGCGATTAAAGTTAATTCGAGATCAACTTTTTAGCCAGATTGATAACGCCATGGTGATCTAA
- a CDS encoding TraK family protein, translating to MNISLSERIAKRQAKKNGANNTKNKVAFLALKEDIIGALSDGWSMKAIWETLTEEERISFTYKTFRLYVAQFIRNDLKNEPQENTKDDKKKKSKATNEIKGFTYNPIPNLEELL from the coding sequence ATGAATATTTCACTCAGTGAGAGAATTGCAAAAAGACAAGCAAAAAAAAATGGCGCTAATAACACCAAAAATAAAGTGGCCTTTCTTGCTCTTAAGGAAGACATCATTGGCGCGTTATCCGATGGCTGGTCAATGAAAGCAATTTGGGAGACGTTAACTGAGGAAGAAAGAATTTCCTTCACATACAAAACATTTCGCTTATATGTAGCACAGTTCATTCGCAATGACTTAAAGAATGAGCCGCAGGAGAACACCAAGGACGATAAAAAGAAAAAAAGTAAGGCCACAAATGAAATCAAAGGCTTTACTTATAATCCCATACCTAACTTGGAGGAACTCTTGTAA
- the traJ gene encoding conjugal transfer transcriptional regulator TraJ encodes MDNKNKKPTRKHGRHLRVPVLPDEEISIKSNAAQAGLSIAEYLRRVGQGHPIQSAIDKEYILQLSKINADMGRLGGLFKLWLTQDRRVAHFDHRTVKALLDRIQTTQDAMFEVVKKL; translated from the coding sequence ATGGACAATAAGAATAAAAAGCCCACCAGAAAACACGGACGCCACCTTCGTGTTCCCGTTCTTCCCGATGAAGAAATATCAATTAAATCGAATGCAGCTCAGGCTGGACTTTCCATTGCGGAATACCTGCGCCGTGTCGGCCAGGGCCACCCAATCCAAAGCGCTATTGATAAGGAGTATATTCTCCAGCTATCCAAAATAAATGCTGATATGGGAAGGCTTGGAGGACTGTTTAAGCTCTGGCTTACCCAGGATAGACGCGTCGCACACTTTGATCACCGTACGGTAAAAGCACTACTGGATCGTATTCAAACCACGCAGGATGCCATGTTTGAGGTGGTAAAAAAATTATGA
- the traI gene encoding TraI/MobA(P) family conjugative relaxase, with product MIIRHIPMKSAKLSSFSSLVKYIIDEQNKQERVGKVKISNCNSIDPIWAIQEVLATQARNQRAKGDKTYHLLISFAPRENPPEDVLKAIEERVVSSIGFNEHQRISAIHHDTDNLHIHVAINKIHPKTFNMIEPYRAYKAFAKVASTLEIEHGLEITNHQTRKSRSENLADDMEQHAGIESLINWIKRNCREQIEQANNWKAVHKILALHGLEIHIKANGLVFCNEKGLMVKASSVSRGFSKKNLKSRLGEFEPSPYRMEKASQNVYRYEPLNKQVIGKEIYARYLHEREHGKTILSEKLKSLREAKTRLIDKAKKRGRIKRAALKLLKASRTQKKYLYKQISKTLLNDIEKIRQNYTKERNNLLDLHKKNTWADWLRYKAQQGDKDALTVMRYRNRKNQSDYTLSGESPNIISADINQVDSITKEGTEIYKVGKAVIRNNGSEIKISKGGSVATLKKAIEMAQQRYGSRIQVNGSPLFKKIIIQLTVQNNIPITFADSEMESQRQKLTSQLEKQDEQSRRYGFNDGRRTARSNEVAGTAHGERSLSRTKPNAISTRQGPPAEGQNGLRDLSQLDMVQFSGRGKVLLSADAHAQLERQRFEPDNHVRRKVFGLKQKGKNNKHV from the coding sequence ATGATTATTCGCCATATACCCATGAAATCAGCAAAACTAAGCAGCTTTTCAAGCTTGGTTAAATATATTATCGATGAACAAAACAAGCAGGAACGAGTGGGCAAGGTCAAGATATCAAACTGTAACAGTATCGACCCCATTTGGGCCATTCAAGAAGTATTAGCAACACAGGCAAGAAACCAAAGAGCCAAGGGCGATAAAACCTACCATTTACTCATATCTTTTGCCCCGCGGGAAAATCCTCCTGAAGATGTCTTGAAAGCCATTGAGGAGCGGGTTGTATCAAGCATTGGATTCAACGAGCATCAAAGAATCAGCGCCATTCATCACGACACGGATAACCTGCATATTCATGTAGCAATTAACAAAATTCATCCAAAAACTTTTAATATGATTGAACCATATAGGGCATACAAGGCTTTTGCTAAAGTAGCATCAACACTGGAAATTGAGCATGGACTTGAAATAACCAATCATCAAACTCGAAAAAGTCGTTCAGAAAACCTTGCCGACGATATGGAACAGCATGCAGGCATTGAAAGCTTGATTAACTGGATCAAGAGAAATTGTCGGGAACAAATTGAACAGGCCAACAACTGGAAGGCGGTGCATAAAATTCTGGCCCTTCATGGCTTGGAAATACACATCAAAGCCAATGGCCTTGTCTTTTGTAATGAGAAAGGACTCATGGTTAAGGCAAGTTCTGTCTCACGAGGCTTTTCTAAAAAGAACCTGAAATCCAGGCTGGGCGAATTTGAACCATCACCTTATCGCATGGAAAAAGCCAGTCAAAATGTTTATCGTTATGAGCCTCTAAATAAACAAGTGATTGGCAAAGAAATTTATGCGCGTTACCTCCACGAAAGAGAGCATGGCAAAACAATTCTTTCCGAAAAACTTAAGAGCCTTCGTGAAGCTAAGACCAGATTGATTGATAAAGCCAAAAAGCGTGGCAGAATCAAACGTGCTGCTTTAAAACTATTGAAAGCTTCAAGGACTCAAAAAAAATATCTATACAAGCAAATCAGCAAGACCCTTTTGAACGACATTGAAAAAATACGGCAAAATTACACCAAAGAGCGAAACAATCTGCTTGATTTACATAAAAAAAATACCTGGGCTGATTGGTTGAGATACAAAGCTCAGCAAGGTGATAAAGATGCCTTAACAGTCATGCGTTACCGCAACCGAAAAAATCAAAGTGACTACACCTTATCTGGCGAATCACCCAACATTATTTCAGCTGATATTAACCAAGTTGATTCCATTACCAAAGAAGGAACTGAGATTTACAAAGTTGGCAAGGCTGTCATCAGAAATAACGGAAGTGAAATCAAAATTTCTAAAGGTGGCTCTGTTGCCACACTGAAAAAAGCAATTGAGATGGCACAGCAGAGATATGGAAGCCGTATACAGGTAAATGGCTCGCCTCTTTTCAAAAAGATCATTATTCAATTAACCGTTCAGAACAACATCCCAATCACCTTTGCTGATTCTGAAATGGAATCTCAGCGCCAAAAATTAACTTCACAACTGGAGAAACAAGATGAGCAATCAAGACGATACGGATTTAATGATGGAAGAAGAACTGCAAGAAGCAATGAAGTTGCTGGAACAGCCCATGGAGAAAGAAGCCTTTCCAGGACGAAGCCCAACGCTATCAGCACTCGACAAGGCCCGCCAGCCGAAGGTCAAAACGGCTTGCGAGACTTGTCCCAACTCGATATGGTTCAGTTCTCCGGAAGAGGTAAAGTGCTATTGTCGGCTGATGCACATGCTCAGCTGGAGCGGCAAAGATTCGAACCTGATAACCATGTGCGACGGAAAGTTTTTGGATTGAAGCAGAAAGGGAAAAATAATAAACATGTATGA
- a CDS encoding DUF167 domain-containing protein yields the protein MSSQADNDWYKILTDGIELFLYIKPGSKKNEIIGLHAGKLKIKVNSPPQEGKANKVLIKFLSSKCNIPRSRFILRKGENSRIKTLFIHCEPRQIFSALKKDLLNL from the coding sequence ATGTCAAGTCAAGCTGATAACGATTGGTATAAAATATTAACTGATGGTATAGAACTTTTCTTGTATATAAAGCCAGGATCTAAAAAAAATGAAATTATTGGACTACACGCAGGCAAGCTTAAAATTAAAGTTAATAGCCCTCCTCAAGAGGGCAAGGCCAATAAAGTGCTAATTAAATTTTTATCATCAAAATGTAACATACCAAGATCTCGGTTTATTTTAAGAAAAGGAGAAAACTCAAGAATAAAAACTCTCTTTATACACTGTGAACCAAGGCAAATTTTTTCAGCATTAAAAAAAGACTTATTAAATCTATGA
- a CDS encoding zinc ribbon domain-containing protein YjdM, with amino-acid sequence MTTLPNCPKCNSAYTYQDANLLICPECTYEWDPQADTNDSEQQRTIKDAYGNELNDGDTVTVIKDLKVKGSSLVVKVGTKVKNIRLVDGDHDIDCKIDGIGAMKLKSDFVKKS; translated from the coding sequence ATGACTACTCTTCCAAACTGTCCAAAGTGCAATTCTGCATATACATATCAAGATGCCAATTTATTAATTTGCCCGGAGTGTACATACGAATGGGATCCTCAGGCTGATACAAACGACTCTGAACAACAAAGAACAATAAAAGATGCATATGGGAATGAGCTGAATGATGGTGATACGGTTACAGTGATTAAAGACTTAAAGGTTAAGGGTAGCTCATTGGTGGTTAAAGTTGGTACAAAAGTAAAAAATATTCGATTGGTTGATGGGGATCATGATATCGATTGTAAAATTGATGGTATTGGCGCCATGAAATTAAAGTCGGATTTTGTTAAAAAATCATAA